The genomic window CAGCCACAGCGCACTACTATTTTTGGATTTGGATAACTTTAAAACCCTGAACGACACACGCGGCCACGATGCTGGCGATCTACTGCTGATAGAAGCGGCCAGCCGCCTGCAAAGCTGTGTACGCGACAGCGATACGGTGGCGCGTCTGGGTGGTGATGAATTCGTGGTGGTGCTGGAAGAACTCAGTGAAATCCGCGACGAAGCGATCGCCCAGGCCGATAAGGTCGGTGAAAAAATTCGAGAAATGCTCAGCCAGTCTTACCAGATCATGGACTTTGAACATCACGGCTCGGCCAGCATAGGAATCTGCCTGTTTCAGGGCGCTGACAATACCGTCAAAGATCTGTTTAAACGCGCCGATACCGCCATGTACGAAGCCAAAACCTCGGGCCGCAATGCGGTGCGCTTCTTTGATCCTGCCATGCAAGCTGTGCTGGTGGTGCGCATGATGCTGGAATCGAATCTGCGTATCGCTTTAGCCTTAAATCAATTCCAACTGTATTACCAGGTGCAGGTGAATGCCGACGGACAGCTGATCGGCGCCGAAGCACTGCTGCGCTGGATACACCCGGATCGCGGCTTTATCTCGCCCGCCGAATTTATCCCGCTGGCAGAAGAAACCGGTCTGATCGTGCCTATCGGTCTGTGGGTGATGGATACTGCCTGCGCCCAACTCAAACTATGGGAAGCGCAAGCGGACACCCGGCATCTGAGCCTGGCTGTGAATGTCAGTGCCAAACAGTTTAAGCAGGCCGATTTTGTCGATACCATCAGCCATATCGTGCACAAGCATCAGATCGATGCCAGCCGCTTAAAAATTGAACTCACAGAAAGTACCATCCTCGACAATGTCGATGCCACCACAGAAAAAATGCATCAGCTGAAAAAGCTGGGGATCGCTTTTTCTATGGATGATTTTGGCACCGGTTATTCTTCGCTCGCCTACCTGCAACGCCTGCCGCTGAATCAACTCAAGATAGACCAGTCATTTGTGCGCGATATTAATCTCGATGAGAACGATGCCACCATCGTGCGCGCCATCATTGCGCTGGGCATCAATCTGGGCTTGAACGTGATAGCCGAAGGCGTAGAGACAGCGGCGCAACGCAGTTTTCTGATAGAAAACCACTGCTATTCTTTCCAGGGTTATTTATTCTCGAAACCAATACCGGCAGAAGCCTTTCAAGCCTTGATCGCCATGCATAAAACCCTGCCTATCGTCAGTGCCAGTCAAGATTTGGTGACCTAGCTAGAGGAACACCAGCGGCTTCAAATAGGCGCAGAAGCTGCATTTTTTGCCGCTATCCATTGCGACATATAGTGGCTACTTTTATGCAGATGATGGCGTAGCATGGCACCGGTAAAATTACGTTGGCGATTTTCTGCTTGCTGCTGTTTTGCCACGAGTAAGCGCTGCACTAACTCTGCCGCCGACTGCTGGCGATCAAAGCACAAGCGTAAAATCTCATTCCCCTGTTGTTGCGCCGTCTGCCAGACCGCCTGATCCAGATACAAGTTCACTGCGGCAGCCACGATGCCGTCGACATCTTGCGCAACAGCTCCGCCCCAAGGCAAGTCGCCGCACATGCCTTCGCTGCCAATTTTTGTGGTGACGCTGGGCGTGCCGCAAGCCATGGCATCGGCCAGCTTACCTTTGATGCCAGCACCATAACGCAAGGGTGCCAGACAAACCCGCGCTTGCGACATCACGGCATGCGCATCCGGCACCCAGCCTAGCATCTGAAACCCCTGCTGAGGATTGTGTAAAGCTGTCGCTTTGGGTGGTGGATAGGCCCCTACCACCTGTAATTGCACCTGCGGTAGCTGCTGACGAATGCGCGGCCAAATCGCGTGTTTCAGCCACAGCACGGCATCCCAATTCGGTGCATGACGGAAATTACCTATGCTCAGAAAATGCTGACGCTGGGCAAAATTTGGCGCGTGCGTCTGCTCGGTCTGCTCGGTCTGCTCGGTCTGCTCGGTCTGCGTACGCAGTAGCATCAGATTGCAATGATGGAGTAATACGGCTGGGATGCCGAACTGTTGCTGCAACAGCGACATCTCGGCTGGCGATATCATCAGCGTCAGATCGCAGCGATAGATGGCGGCAATCTCACGCTGCGCCATATCATCGTCCGCCATCAAGGGATAGGCGACCTCGAAGTCGGTCGCTACCGCTCCCAGTTGTTGCCGTTCAGTCTCGTTGGCACAGGCTTGCTGGGCTTGTTTCAGCATGGCGTGGCGCGCGTGCCTTAGGCTGTGCAAGTCGCTGGTATCGAGCACCCGCAAGGCGCTCGGCCAGGCTTTTTCTACCCGCCAGCCAAACTGCTCCTCGGTAAAAAAACGATCAAACAACACCATATCCGGCTGATAGTCGGCGATGAACTGATCGAAGCTATCGCAATTGAGAGCGATGCTTTTTTCTTCTATCTGTAGTGCAGAGAGATCGGCACGGTGTTCGGACAAAGCGGCGGCACTGGCAAACAGCACTTGCCAGCCCTGCGCGCGAAACAGTGTCAGTAATTCCAGCATGCGGCTACCGGCCGCCGAAGAACCTGGCTCAGCCCAGACGTAACCTATGATCAGAATTTTTTGCATGTTAGCTTAAAATAGTTGCACAGCTGCATGCCGTGAAGGCGGCGCTAGCTACGTCCAAGAAATTGGGAAATAAAGGGAGTATATTTTCATGCGCATATAGATATTGCGCGAATTCCGCTACTTTTTGACATACCCCTAACCAGTATATAAAAACCTACAGGCCAATTACAGCAAGATCCGGGCGTCCCTCGCGCATCGCTGGGCACCAGAAGTAAGCGCCACTGACAGGCTTGGTAAAACTAAATAGGCCATCCACGATGCCATCTTCGGCACCGCACATGCGGCGTAACTGCGCCTCGAAAGCGTAAAACGAGGTAGCGAAAGCGACGAAGTGAAAACCTGCCTTGCTTTGCTCGGACCAGGGCATAGAACGGCGCAAAACAAAGGCCTCGGGCGTAAAACTTTCTTGCGCGGTGCGCTT from Undibacterium parvum includes these protein-coding regions:
- a CDS encoding glycosyltransferase; this encodes MQKILIIGYVWAEPGSSAAGSRMLELLTLFRAQGWQVLFASAAALSEHRADLSALQIEEKSIALNCDSFDQFIADYQPDMVLFDRFFTEEQFGWRVEKAWPSALRVLDTSDLHSLRHARHAMLKQAQQACANETERQQLGAVATDFEVAYPLMADDDMAQREIAAIYRCDLTLMISPAEMSLLQQQFGIPAVLLHHCNLMLLRTQTEQTEQTEQTEQTHAPNFAQRQHFLSIGNFRHAPNWDAVLWLKHAIWPRIRQQLPQVQLQVVGAYPPPKATALHNPQQGFQMLGWVPDAHAVMSQARVCLAPLRYGAGIKGKLADAMACGTPSVTTKIGSEGMCGDLPWGGAVAQDVDGIVAAAVNLYLDQAVWQTAQQQGNEILRLCFDRQQSAAELVQRLLVAKQQQAENRQRNFTGAMLRHHLHKSSHYMSQWIAAKNAASAPI